Below is a window of Paremcibacter congregatus DNA.
ACCCTGGCCGACGGACGCATGCTGGCCTTCTCTGAAAATACTGTCCCCCATGGGGAGCGCACTCTGGCCCAGGGATGGCTTATCGGACACGGTAAGATTACCGATCTCTCCTATGACATCAACCCGGCTTACAGGCCCACCGACATGGCGACATTGCCCAATGGTGACATCCTGGTGCTGGAGCGGCATTTCTCAATTGCCCAAGGCATGGCCGCCCGCCTGACCCGCCTGCCGGCAATGGCGATCAAAACCGGGGAAATAATCAAAGGCGAGCTGATTGCCGAACTGGCCTTCCCGCTCAATATGGACAATATGGAAGCCTTGGCCGTACGCCAGAATGCCCAGGGTGAGATTTTTGTCTATATCATGTCAGATGATAATTATAACCGGATGCAGCGCAATCTGCTGATGATGTTCCGGCTCGACGGGTAATAACCAAAACCTCTTCCTCCTGATCCCCTCCAGACGCAAAAAAGCCGCTGAAATCTTCAGCGGCTTGACTGCACAAACATGGCGTTTGAAATTTAGGCGGCTTGCGCGGCCAATTTCTGTTTAACCAGTTTCTTCAGGCGACGGGCCTTCAGGGACAGGTTAACGTCACGGGCTTTGACCAGGAAGTTATCCAGACCACCGTTATGCTCAACCGTACGCAGGGCGCTGGTTGAGATTTTCAAAGCAACGGACTGACCGAGCACGTCGCTCAACAGGCTGGCTTTAATCAGGTTAGGCCGGAAAACCCGACGGGTTCTGTTCAGGGCGTGACTGACATTGTTACCGCTCATTACGGCTTTACCGCTTAATTCACATACGCGAGACATAATCTTGTCCTTAATCTTTTAATTTCTTAAACGTTGGCTTCGGTCCGTCACTAGTGAAGATAGAATCAATAGGAGGTCCCTTAAAATATGAAAGCGGTATATATGGCATAAGACGGAAGACGTCAAGGGGTTTTCCCATAATCATCACAACAGACAGAGCTCACTTTGAATCCGGTTCGACTGCATATCCACCCCCTGTTTATAAAACACCAAAGTGACCGTGCAAACCGGCTATTTCTTCGCCGCACACCAGGCCCTGAAAAGCTCGCCAATAATCAGATCCCAGCCGCCTTCATGGTCCCTCCGCTCTTTCGGTCCCCGCGCGC
It encodes the following:
- the rpmB gene encoding 50S ribosomal protein L28, which translates into the protein MSRVCELSGKAVMSGNNVSHALNRTRRVFRPNLIKASLLSDVLGQSVALKISTSALRTVEHNGGLDNFLVKARDVNLSLKARRLKKLVKQKLAAQAA